In the genome of Drosophila yakuba strain Tai18E2 chromosome 3R, Prin_Dyak_Tai18E2_2.1, whole genome shotgun sequence, one region contains:
- the LOC6538740 gene encoding protein crumbs isoform X3 — MAIIANASLPKQQKQRQATTGTTTTVAASVETATTTARSRDRTKSAAQITSHLLKRAISVYSSPQWIPLFILIYLATDVASVAVPTKEAYFNGSTYLRLTTPMPIWDHSAISFRSCRGGEILAQQYNKNSIVISVLNDFLQISLAGPAVHGPNNRLDVKLPYQLLDNRWHTLQFKYEYGNLYLHVDRAASIFANSTYNSQFLTNQDIGYKDAILILGNSFSGCLLDGPGLQFVNNSTVQNVVFGHCPLTPGPCSDHDLFTRLPDNFCLNDPCMGHGTCSSSPDGYECRCTARYSGKNCQKDNGSPCAKNPCENGGSCLENSRGDYQCFCDPNHSGQHCETEVNIHPLCQTNPCLNNGACVVIGGSGALTCECPKGYAGARCEVDTDECASQPCQNNGSCIDRINGFSCDCSGTGYTGAFCQTNVDECDKNPCLNGGRCFDTYGWYTCQCLDGWGGEICDRPMTCQTQQCLNGGTCLDKQIGFQCLCPPEYTGELCQIAPSCAQQCPIDSECVGGKCVCKPGSSGPIGHCLPTTTTPTPEQEPTTTARATANPNPAIPNTLTTTKIPPITTGRTSVGTTTSGSHHRKPPQQPLQSPTQRSASLNACPQENCLNGGTCLGYSGNYSCICASGYTGYNCQTSTGDGAAALALTPINCNATNGKCLNGGTCSMNGTHCYCAVGYSGDRCEKAENCSPLNCQEPMVCVQNQCLCPENKVCNQCATQPCQNGGECVDLPNGDYECKCTRGWTGRTCGNDVDECTLHPKICGNGICKNEKGSYKCYCTPGFTGVHCDSDVDECLSFPCLNGATCHNKINAYECVCQPGYEGENCEVDIDECGSNPCSNGSTCIDRINNFTCNCIPGMTGRICDIDIDDCVGDPCLNGGQCIDQLGGFRCDCSGTGYEGQNCELNIDECLSNPCTNGAKCVDKVKDYFCDCHNGYKGKNCEQDINECESNPCQYNGNCLERSNMTLYQMSRITDLPKVFSQPFTFENASGYECVCVPGIIGKNCEININECDSNPCSKHGNCNDGIGTYTCECEPGFEGTHCEINIDECDRYNPCQRGTCYDQIDDYDCDCDANYGGKNCSVLLKGCDQNPCLNGGACLPYLINEVTHLYNCTCENGFQGDKCEKTTTLSMVATSLISVTTEREEGYDINLQFRTTLPNGVLAFGTTGEKNEPVSYILELINGRLNLHSSLLNKWEGVFIGSKLNDSNWHKVFVAINTSHLVLSANDEQAIFPVGSYETANNSQPSFPRTYLGGTIPNLKSYLRHLTHQPSAFVGCMQDIMVNGKWIFPDEQDANVSYTKLENVQSGCPRTEQCKPNPCHSNGECTDLWHTFACHCPRPFFGHTCQHNMTAATFGHENTTHSAVIVETTDVARRAIRSILDISMFIRTREPTGQVFYLGTDPRKAPTKNVGDSYVAAKLHGGELLVKMQFSGTPEAYTVGGQKLDNGYNHLIEVVRNQTLVQVKLNGTEYFRKTLSTTGLLDAQVLYLGGPAPTRESLLGATTEPGMVPVPGAGVPIEDTTVPKEADDSRDYFKGIIQDVKVSNGSLNLIVEMYSLNVTDVQVNAKPLGAVTIDRASVLPGEVSDDLCRKNPCLHNAECRNTWNDYTCKCPNGYKGKNCQEIEFCQHVTCPGQSLCQNLDDGYECVTNTTFTGQERSPLAFFYFQEPQSDDIVSEAAPKQILKPVIDIAFRTRAGGTLLYIDNVDGFFEIGVNGGRVTITWKLSALHFGESARFEKENTDGEWSRIYLRAHNSKLEGGWKGWESMVDPTPAFSTDIDQAAFQSLIATSTQVYLGGMPESRQARGSTLSAQQGSQFKGCVGEARVGDLLLPYFSMAELYSRTNVSVQQKAQFRLNATRPEEGCILCFQTDCKNDGFCQSPSDEYACTCQPGFEGDDCGTDIDECLNTECMNNGTCINQVAAFYCQCQPGFEGQHCEQNIDECADQPCHNGGNCTDLIASYVCDCPEDYMGPQCDVLKQMTCENEPCRNGSTCQNGFNASTGNNFTCTCVSGFEGPLCDIPFCEITPCDNGGLCLTTGAVPMCKCSLGYTGRLCEQDINECESNPCQNGGQCKDLVGRYECDCQGTGFEGIRCENDIDECSVEGDYCGGLGRCFNKPGSFQCICQKPHCGAYCNFTDPCNATDLCSNGGRCVESCGTKPDYYCECPEGFAGKNCTAPITAKEDGPSTTDIAIIVIPVVVVLLLIAGALLGTFLVMARNKRATRGTYSPSAQEYCNPRLEMDNVLKPPPEERLI, encoded by the exons ATGTCGCCTCAGTGGCGGTGCCAACGAAGGAGGCATACTTTAATGGCTCCACTTACCTCCGCCTGACCACGCCGATGCCCATTTGGGACCACTCGGCGATTAGTTTCCGCTCGTGCCGCGGCGGCGAGATCCTCGCCCAGCAGTACAACAAGAACTCCATTGTAATCTCAGTGCTCAATGACTTTCTGCAAATCTCACTGGCCGGACCCGCCGTCCATGGGCCCAACAACCGGCTGGATGTCAAGCTGCCCTACCAACTGCTGGACAACCGCTGGCATACGCTGCAGTTCAAGTACGAGTACGGCAATCTCTATCTGCATGTGGATCGCGCGGCAAGCATATTTG CCAACTCCACGTACAACAGCCAGTTCCTGACGAACCAGGACATCGGCTACAAGGACGCCATCTTGATACTGGGCAACTCCTTCTCCGGCTGCCTCCTGGATGGACCAGGTCTGCAGTTTGTGAACAACTCGACCGTGCAGAATGTGGTCTTTGGCCACTGTCCCTTGACACCAGGTCCCTGCAGTGATCACGATCTTTTCACCAGACTGCCGGACAACTTCTGTCTGAATGACCCATGCATGGGCCATGGAACCTGCTCCTCGAGTCCCGACGGATACGAGTGTCGGTGCACGGCACGTTACTCGGGAAAGAACTGCCAGAAGGACAATGGCTCACCGTGTGCCAAGAATCCGTGCGAGAACGGCGGTTCCTGCCTGGAGAACTCACGAGGGGATTACCAGTGCTTCTGTGATCCCAACCACAGTGGTCAGCACTGCGAGACGGAGGTGAACATCCATCCACTCTGCCAGACGAATCCCTGCCTGAACAATGGAGCGTGTGTGGTGATTGGCGGAAGTGGAGCACTCACCTGCGAGTGTCCCAAGGGATACGCTGGTGCCAGGTGCGAGGTGGACACGGATGAGTGCGCATCACAGCCGTGTCAAAACAACGGCAGCTGCATCGACCGCATCAATGGATTCAGCTGCGACTGCAGCGGCACCGGCTACACGGGTGCCTTCTGCCAGACGAATGTGGATGAGTGCGACAAGAATCCGTGCCTGAACGGCGGCAGATGCTTCGATACCTACGGCTGGTACACCTGCCAGTGTCTGGACGGTTGGGGCGGTGAGATTTGTGATCGACCCATGACTTGCCAGACGCAGCAGTGCTTGAACGGCGGCACCTGCCTGGACAAACAGATCGGCTTCCAGTGCCTCTGTCCGCCGGAGTACACGGGTGAACTGTGCCAGATCGCACCCAGCTGCGCCCAGCAGTGTCCCATCGATTCGGAGTGTGTTGGCGGCAAGTGCGTGTGTAAGCCAGGCTCATCGG GCCCCATTGGTCACTGCCtgccaacaacaaccacaccGACACCAGAACAAGAGCCCACAACAACGGCAAGAGCCACAGCAAACCCTAACCCAGCTATTCCCAACACCCTAACAACCACCAAGATACCTCCAATAACAACCGGCCGTACATCGGTGGGAACGACCACCAGCGGTAGCCACCACAGGAAGCCACCACAACAGCCACTGCAATCTCCGACCCAACGCTCGGCCTCCCTGAATGCATGTCCCCAAGAAAACTGCTTGAACGGTGGCACCTGCCTGGGCTATAGTGGCAATTATTCCTGTATTTGTGCTAGTGGATACACAG GTTACAACTGTCAAACGAGCACGGGCGATGGAGCGGCTGCTTTGGCCCTGACACCCATCAACTGCAATGCCACCAATGGAAAGTGCCTCAATGGAGGCACCTGCTCCATGAACGGAACCCACTGCTACTGCGCCGTCGGCTATTCGGGAGATCGCTGCGAGAAGGCCGAAAACTGTTCGCCACTAAACTGCCAGGAGCCGATGGTTTGTGTCCAGAACCAGTGCCTCTGTCCGGAGAACAAGGTGTGCAACCAGTGCGCCACCCAACCGTGCCAGAATGGCGGAGAGTGCGTGGACCTACCGAATGGAGACTACGAGTGCAAGTGCACCCGGGGATGGACTGGACGTACCTGCGGCAACGACGTGGACGAGTGCACACTGCATCCGAAGATCTGCGGCAATGGTATCTGCAAGAACGAGAAGGGATCGTACAAGTGCTATTGCACACCTGGATTTACCGGAGTCCACTGCGATTCCGATGTGGACGAATGCCTCAGCTTTCCCTGCCTCAACGGAGCCACGTGTCACAACAAG aTAAATGCCTACGAATGCGTATGCCAACCAGGATACGAGGGCGAGAACTGCGAAGTGGACATCGATGAGTGCGGTAGTAATCCCTGCTCGAACGGCTCCACCTGCATTGATAGGATCAACAACTTCACCTGCAACTGCATTCCGGGAATGACGGGCCGCATCTGtgacatcgacatcgacgaCTGTGTGGGAGATCCCTGCTTGAATGGAGGTCAGTGCATCGACCAATTGGGCGGCTTCCGGTGTGACTGCAGTGGCACCGGTTATGAGGGCCAGAATTGTGAGCTGAACATAGACGAATGCCTCTCGAATCCGTGCACGAATGGTGCCAAGTGCGTGGACAAGGTTAAGGACTACTTCTGCGACTGCCACAACGGCTACAAGGGCAAGAACTGTGAGCAGGACATCAACGAGTGCGAGAGTAATCCTTGCCAGTACAATGGCAACTGCCTGGAGCGTTCCAACATGACGCTCTACCAAATGAGTCGGATCACTGATCTGCCCAAGGTGTTTAGCCAGCCCTTCACCTTCGAGAATGCCAGCGG CTACGAGTGCGTCTGTGTGCCCGGCATCATTGGCAAGAACTGCGAGATCAACATTAATGAATGCGACAGTAATCCTTGCAGTAAGCACGGAAACTGCAATGATGGA ATTGGCACCTATACCTGCGAGTGCGAACCTGGCTTCGAGGGCACCCACTGTGAGATCAACATAGATGAGTGTGATCGCTATAATCCCTGCCAGAGGGGCACTTGTTACGACCAGATAGACGACtacgactgcgactgcgatgCGAACTACGGAGGCAAAAACTGTTCCGTGCTCCTCAAAGGCTGTGACCAGAAT CCTTGCTTAAATGGCGGCGCATGCTTGCCGTATCTGATCAACGAGGTAACTCATCTGTACAACTGCACCTGCGAGAACGGTTTCCAAGGCGATAAATGCGAGAAGACCACCACGCTGTCTATGGTGGCCACTAGCTTGATTTCGGTGACCACGGAACGCGAGGAGGGCTACGACATTAATCTTCAATTTAGGACCACTCTGCCCAATGGAGTTCTGGCCTTTGGAACCACCGGCGAAAAGAATGAACCAGTTAGCTACATTTTGGAGCTGATTAATGGACGTCTGAATCTACACTCCTCGCTACTTAATAAGTGGGAGGGCGTGTTTATCGGATCGAAGCTGAACGACAGCAACTGGCACAAGGTATTTGTGGCCATAAACACATCGCATTTAGTTCTTTCGGCCAACGACGAGCAGGCCATCTTTCCGGTTGGCTCCTATGAAACGGCCAACAACAGCCAGCCCTCGTTTCCGCGCACATATCTGGGCGGCACTATTCCCAATCTGAAGTCCTATCTGCGCCACCTCACCCACCAGCCGTCAGCTTTTGTGGGCTGCATGCAGGACATCATGGTCAATGGTAAATGGATCTTTCCCGATGAGCAGGATGCGAATGTCAGCTACACCAAGCTGGAAAATGTCCAAAGCGGTTGTCCTCGCACGGAGCAATGTAAACCGAATCCCTGCCATTCGAACGGTGAATGCACGGACCTTTGGCACACCTTCGCTTGTCATTGTCCCAGACCCTTCTTTGGACACACATGTCAGCACA ATATGACTGCAGCTACTTTTGGCCACGAGAACACCACCCACTCGGCTGTGATTGTGGAGACCACAGATGTGGCTAGGCGAGCCATTCGATCCATCCTAGACATTTCCATGTTTATTCGTACCCGCGAGCCAACCGGCCAAGTCTTTTACTTGGGCACCGATCCACGCAAAGCGCCCACTAAAA ATGTTGGGGACTCATATGTGGCGGCCAAATTACATGGCGGAGAACTGCTGGTAAAGATGCAGTTTAGCGGCACTCCGGAGGCCTACACCGTTGGTGGCCAGAAGTTGGACAACGGCTATAACCACCTGATCGAAGTGGTGCGCAATCAAACGCTCGTGCAGGTCAAGCTCAATGGCACCGAGTACTTCCGCAAGACGTTGTCCACGACGGGTCTGCTGGATGCACAGGTGCTTTACTTGGGCGGACCTGCACCCACACGCGAGTCACTTCTGGGAGCGACCACAGAACCAGGTATGGTTCCGGTTCCGGGAGCAGGAGTACCCATTGAAGACACAACAGTGCCCAAGGAGGCGGACGACAGCAGGGACTACTTCAAGGGCATAATCCAAGACGTGAAGGTCAGCAACGGTTCGCTCAATCTGATTGTCGAGATGTATTCCCTGAATGTGACGGACGTCCAAGTGAATGCCAAGCCCCTGGGCGCTGTAACCATCGATCGCGCCTCTGTGTTACCTGGTGAGGTGTCCGATGATTTGTGCCGAAAGAATCCGTGTCTGCATAACGCAGAGTGCAGGAACACATGGAACGACTACACATGCAAGTGTCCCAATGGCTACAAGGGCAAGAATTGCCAGGAGATCGAATTCTGCCAACACGTTACATGTCCGGGCCAAAGCTTGTGCCAAAATCTGGACGATGGCTATGAGTGTGTTACCAACACTACTTTTACTGGCCAGGAACGCAGCCCTCTTGCCTTCTTCTATTTCCAGGAGCCTCAATCTGACGATATTGTCAGTGAAGCGGCTCCCAAGCAGATCCTCAAACCGGTGATTGATATTGCCTTCCGCACTCGTGCTGGAGGAACTCTCCTGTACATCGACAATGTGGACGGATTCTTTGAAATCGGAGTAAACGGGGGACGTGTGACCATCACCTGGAAGCTCAGTGCGCTGCATTTTGGCGAGTCTGCCCGCTTTGAGAAGGAGAACACCGACGGAGAATGGAGTCGCATTTACCTAAGGGCACACAACAGCAAACTGGAGGGCGGATGGAAGGGATGGGAATCGATGGTGGATCCGACGCCAGCCTTTTCCACCGACATCGACCAAGCTGCCTTCCAGTCCCTGATCGCTACAAGTACCCAGGTTTACTTGGGTGGCATGCCAGAGTCGCGACAAGCTCGTGGATCCACTCTGTCCGCCCAGCAGGGCTCCCAATTTAAGGGCTGTGTGGGAGAGGCAAGGGTCGGCGATCTTCTACTGCCCTACTTCTCCATGGCGGAACTGTATTCGCGCACCAATGTTTCGGTACAGCAAAAGGCCCAATTTCGATTAAATGCCACGCGACCGGAGGAGGGCTGCATCCTGTGCTTCCAGACGGACTGCAAAAATGACGGCTTCTGCCAGTCTCCATCGGATGAGTACGCCTGCACCTGTCAGCCTGGATTCGAGGGCGATGATTGCGGCACGGACATCGACGAGTGTCTTAACACGGAATGCATGAACAACGGCACCTGCATCAACCAGGTGGCTGCCTTCTACTGCCAGTGTCAGCCAGGATTCGAGGGTCAGCACTGCGAGCAGAACATCGACGAGTGTGCGGACCAACCATGCCACAACGGTGGCAACTGCACGGATCTAATCGCCTCGTATGTGTGCGACTGTCCAGAGGACTATATGGGTCCGCAGTGCGACGTGCTGAAGCAAATGACCTGCGAGAACGAGCCATGTCGAAACGGATCAACGTGCCAGAATGGATTCA ATGCTTCTACTGGCAACAACTTTACATGCACCTGCGTGTCCGGCTTCGAGGGTCCACTTTGTGACATTCCCTTCTGTGAAATAACGCCTTGCGACAACGGTGGACTCTGTTTGACCACAGGAGCG GTACCGATGTGCAAGTGCAGCCTAGGATACACTGGTCGTCTGTGCGAGCAGGACATCAACGAGTGCGAATCGAATCCATGCCAGAACGGAGGTCAGTGCAAGGACCTCGTCGGCAGGTACGAGTGCGATTGCCAGGGCACCGGATTCGAGGGCATTCGCTGTGAGAATGACATCGACGAGTGCAGCGTGGAGGGAGATTACTGCGGCGGATTGGGCCGGTGTTTCAACAAGCCCGGATCCTTCCAGTGCATCTGCCAGAAACCCCATTGCGGAGCCTATTGCAACTTTACCGATCCCTGCAACGCTACGGACCTCTGCTCCAACGGCGGTCGCTGCGTGGAGTCCTGTGGCACCAAACCGGACTACTACTGCGAGTGTCCGGAAGGTTTTGCAGGCAAGAACTGCACAGCACCG aTAACGGCCAAGGAGGATGGACCTTCGACCACAGACATTGCCATCATTGTTATACCTGTAGtagtggtgctgctgctgatcgcGGGAGCCCTTCTGGGCACCTTCCTGGTGATGGCCAGGAACAAGCGGGCCACCAGGGGCACCTACAGCCCGAGCGCGCAAGAGTATTGTAATCCACGGCTGGAAATGGACAACGTACTGAAGCCACCGCCGGAAGAGCGACTTATTTAG